A DNA window from Bradyrhizobium barranii subsp. barranii contains the following coding sequences:
- a CDS encoding head-tail joining protein, which translates to MAINLDVLLQSPIFDFWAVDCTFVPLKSQPSASSYPGRGILNTYSTDVTALDGSLYSDQRTILDIRESEFAVLPMQNDHVIIPVDCNNVPKGEYQIVDAVSDGGGQTMLTIRKYETVI; encoded by the coding sequence ATGGCCATAAACCTGGACGTGCTGCTGCAATCGCCGATCTTCGATTTCTGGGCGGTCGATTGCACGTTCGTTCCGCTGAAGTCGCAGCCGTCTGCGAGCAGCTATCCGGGGCGCGGCATCCTCAACACCTATTCGACCGACGTGACCGCGCTCGACGGCTCGCTCTATTCCGACCAGCGCACCATCCTCGATATCCGCGAGAGCGAGTTCGCCGTGCTGCCGATGCAGAACGATCACGTCATCATCCCGGTCGACTGCAACAACGTGCCGAAAGGTGAATACCAGATCGTCGATGCGGTCAGCGACGGCGGCGGCCAGACCATGCTGACCATCCGCAAGTACGAAACGGTCATATGA
- a CDS encoding phage tail sheath C-terminal domain-containing protein gives MPISFANIPANIKVPLYWVEVDPSMAGLPTINLRALLTGVMVGGTAEPDIAVPIGSQAQADAQFGEGSELSRMFRAFFANNFANEVWGLPLAEPTGAAAASADITITNAPTEAGTIHLYVSGDYVPVNVLTTDTPTSIAAAIADAVNGNTTLPVMATAAAATVTLTSTFKSVNANEINVSLNYYGSTGGQQTPVGLGITLPATGFLTGGTGTPSFTTAITNLGDEPFEYVAMPYTDSNSLFEWDQEYGFTDQGRWGWQRELFGHVISAKRGTYSALLVFGDTLNSGVESIMGFEVASPSPSFEWASAYTAKTQRAFINDPARPLQALSLNQIKAAPIHQRFDFVELNSLASNGIAIQKIGSDGQPMIAREQTTYQMNLYGQPDDAYELMTTLATLAKLLRNQKHAITSKFPRHKLANDGTKFGPGQAIVTPGIIKAELINQYQQDMYDGLVEDLVNFKRNLQVERDPNDPNRVNVLYPPDLINQLRIFAVLAQFRLQYDRGIDTQIIGNSTGPYNAASGAA, from the coding sequence ATGCCGATCAGCTTTGCCAACATACCTGCCAACATCAAGGTGCCGCTCTACTGGGTCGAGGTCGATCCCAGCATGGCAGGGCTGCCGACGATCAATCTGCGCGCTCTGCTGACTGGGGTCATGGTCGGCGGCACCGCCGAGCCTGACATCGCCGTGCCCATCGGCAGCCAGGCGCAAGCCGACGCGCAATTCGGCGAAGGGAGCGAGCTGTCGCGGATGTTCCGGGCCTTCTTCGCGAACAACTTCGCCAACGAGGTCTGGGGCCTTCCCCTGGCCGAGCCGACCGGCGCAGCGGCGGCCTCGGCCGATATCACCATCACGAACGCACCGACCGAAGCTGGCACCATCCATCTTTACGTCTCGGGCGACTATGTGCCGGTCAACGTGCTCACCACCGACACGCCGACCAGCATTGCCGCTGCCATCGCCGATGCCGTCAACGGCAACACCACGTTGCCGGTCATGGCAACGGCCGCAGCCGCGACGGTGACGCTGACCTCGACCTTCAAGAGCGTCAACGCCAACGAGATCAACGTCTCGCTGAACTATTACGGCTCGACGGGCGGCCAGCAGACGCCGGTCGGACTCGGCATCACCTTGCCCGCGACCGGCTTCCTGACCGGAGGCACCGGCACGCCCTCGTTCACCACCGCGATCACCAACCTGGGTGACGAGCCGTTCGAATATGTCGCAATGCCCTATACCGACAGCAATTCGCTGTTCGAGTGGGACCAGGAATACGGCTTCACTGACCAGGGCCGCTGGGGCTGGCAGCGTGAGCTCTTCGGTCATGTGATCTCGGCCAAGCGCGGCACCTATAGCGCGCTGCTCGTCTTCGGCGACACGTTGAACAGCGGCGTGGAGTCCATCATGGGGTTTGAGGTTGCGAGCCCGTCTCCGTCCTTCGAATGGGCGTCGGCCTATACGGCCAAGACGCAGCGCGCCTTCATCAACGACCCGGCACGGCCGCTCCAGGCGCTGTCGCTGAACCAGATCAAGGCGGCTCCGATCCATCAGCGCTTCGACTTCGTCGAGTTGAACTCGCTGGCGTCGAACGGCATCGCCATCCAGAAGATCGGATCGGACGGCCAGCCGATGATCGCCCGAGAGCAGACGACCTACCAGATGAACCTCTACGGTCAGCCGGACGATGCCTATGAGCTGATGACGACGCTGGCGACGCTGGCCAAGCTTCTGCGCAATCAGAAGCACGCGATTACCTCGAAATTCCCAAGGCACAAGCTGGCCAACGACGGGACCAAGTTCGGTCCCGGCCAGGCCATCGTCACTCCCGGCATTATCAAGGCCGAGCTGATCAACCAGTACCAGCAGGATATGTACGACGGCCTGGTCGAGGACCTGGTCAACTTCAAGCGCAACCTGCAAGTCGAGCGCGATCCGAACGACCCGAACCGGGTCAACGTGCTGTACCCGCCCGACCTCATCAACCAGCTCCGCATCTTCGCGGTGCTCGCGCAGTTCAGGCTGCAGTACGACCGGGGCATCGACACCCAGATCATTGGCAACAGCACGGGCCCGTACAACGCGGCTTCGGGCGCGGCCTAA
- a CDS encoding phage tail tube protein codes for MAQRIAGIAFLTVDGTQLALRGNFTVSPSPVERTMIAGQDGVHGYQELPRVPYIEGDLSTLPGFYLEDLLAETDVTVVAQLANNMQYILTGGTCKGGFENNTRDGQVRVRWEGVTCQEVSLA; via the coding sequence ATGGCCCAGAGAATTGCAGGCATTGCCTTTCTGACGGTGGATGGCACGCAGCTTGCGCTGCGCGGCAACTTCACCGTCAGCCCGTCGCCGGTCGAGCGCACGATGATCGCAGGCCAGGACGGCGTGCACGGTTATCAGGAGCTGCCGCGCGTGCCGTACATCGAGGGCGATCTCTCGACGCTTCCGGGCTTTTATCTGGAGGACCTGCTCGCCGAGACCGACGTGACCGTCGTCGCACAGCTCGCCAACAACATGCAGTACATCCTCACGGGCGGGACCTGCAAAGGCGGCTTCGAGAACAACACGCGCGATGGTCAGGTGCGCGTGCGCTGGGAGGGCGTGACCTGCCAGGAGGTTAGCCTCGCATGA
- a CDS encoding phage tail assembly protein, whose product MNVAPKREGFIDDKPTPKIIDAEALPQADAKPSRSMPPPEVEASPAELPPMWQDEWPLVVKLINKPIHNNKGKKITEISLREPRAGDINRYGNPVRINQDGDVVWDERKMTYMIAALSDILAPFIEDMHPRDWNTVAMKLRNFFLPDPRAW is encoded by the coding sequence ATGAACGTCGCGCCGAAACGAGAAGGCTTCATCGACGACAAGCCGACGCCGAAGATCATCGACGCCGAGGCGCTGCCCCAGGCGGACGCAAAGCCGTCGCGTTCCATGCCGCCGCCCGAGGTCGAAGCGTCGCCAGCCGAGCTGCCGCCGATGTGGCAGGACGAATGGCCGCTCGTGGTGAAGCTGATCAACAAGCCGATTCACAACAATAAGGGCAAGAAGATTACGGAGATCAGCCTGCGCGAGCCCCGCGCGGGCGACATCAACCGCTACGGCAATCCGGTCCGCATCAACCAGGACGGCGACGTGGTCTGGGACGAGCGCAAGATGACCTACATGATTGCGGCGCTCTCCGACATCCTCGCGCCGTTCATCGAGGACATGCATCCACGCGACTGGAATACCGTGGCGATGAAGCTCCGAAATTTTTTTCTGCCCGATCCACGGGCCTGGTAG
- a CDS encoding CHAP domain-containing protein, translated as MPNEQEELKLVVSLVDNASAGLDKIVEKTKEMGGPQVKEAHEKMRRGTEELNKVFKEASGGFGDAFKALGTFRGGLVAGAGGLALFGVEMTRQIGELKKWAEELRGISQAARQIGVDPAAMKNIISQFEAVGVSADQTKANLGKMSEAVADLNRQGSALRRELLHMAGPTPQAQASMREFLDKIVHARSEEERYNAVAEARNNVLKNALANGYTLQEATNRANAFTSHFWDKTMEAKERLNQLSAEDQRIQNERIAKAREFANLTGEISGEWSDIIEELKAPFLDPAIKAAKTFLEISKEIHEWLKKNYELAKPDEAKKSIQDTFGKFRGPLQLGTPQAEDQKKATEENTDAAKRLKDSFDLFRQDAARGGYSPMSFTGGGSGRSPLLQNASFTTGGPQGFSYGGSGGGGMGPFGGGHGFGGGGGSPYGSDTGGSTGGPQSGPAGDPSVPSDILAKARSVALHGGPGAVDSFMRSQGYPKAGSWCGEFAASVVKSVGGTPPKGAAVASNWRNWGTPVAPGDVQPGDIAVADRGVRTGQTGSHVTIVEDINRKAGTFTGLGGNQGRGFESQFALKGYSFRRGGSPNGQVAGPGTGAGAGDTPAAADGAHGGGGSNERAAMMAEVNKDPASKELLYRMMKSEGGGTPTVEALMNRVQMVRQKVPGYSIGRELRSGFYGPINKGITRPVSENERAQFDKNLAEAVGGSDYIQGRTNQGMASDPGARLPGRVPGYKEVYNYWEGRRGGVYWEGRRGGVDFSVADSARFAREQLDRKMAAGNKVEGSGKISVDVNAPKGTKVGAQGGGIFKDVEINRQTQMEPARKGPETLSI; from the coding sequence ATGCCCAACGAGCAGGAGGAGCTAAAGCTTGTCGTCTCGCTGGTCGACAATGCGTCGGCTGGCCTCGACAAGATCGTCGAGAAAACGAAGGAGATGGGCGGCCCGCAGGTCAAGGAAGCCCACGAGAAGATGCGGCGTGGGACCGAGGAGCTGAACAAGGTCTTCAAGGAGGCCTCCGGCGGCTTCGGGGACGCGTTCAAGGCCCTCGGCACTTTCCGCGGCGGTCTGGTCGCGGGCGCAGGCGGCTTGGCGCTGTTCGGCGTCGAGATGACGCGGCAAATCGGCGAATTGAAAAAGTGGGCCGAGGAGCTGCGCGGCATCAGCCAGGCGGCGCGTCAGATCGGCGTCGATCCAGCGGCGATGAAAAACATCATCAGCCAGTTCGAGGCCGTTGGCGTCAGCGCGGACCAGACGAAAGCCAATCTCGGCAAGATGTCGGAGGCGGTTGCCGACCTCAACCGCCAGGGCAGCGCGCTGCGCCGCGAGCTGCTCCACATGGCGGGACCGACGCCGCAGGCGCAGGCGAGCATGCGCGAATTCCTCGACAAGATCGTCCACGCGAGGTCCGAGGAAGAGCGATATAACGCTGTTGCCGAGGCCCGCAACAACGTCCTGAAGAACGCGCTCGCCAACGGCTACACGCTGCAAGAAGCGACCAACCGTGCGAACGCCTTTACCTCGCACTTTTGGGACAAGACGATGGAGGCGAAGGAACGCCTCAACCAGCTGTCGGCGGAAGATCAGCGCATCCAGAATGAGCGGATCGCCAAGGCGCGCGAGTTCGCCAACCTCACTGGCGAGATCAGTGGCGAATGGTCCGACATCATCGAGGAGCTGAAGGCCCCGTTCCTCGACCCCGCGATCAAGGCGGCGAAGACCTTCCTGGAAATCAGCAAGGAAATCCACGAGTGGCTGAAGAAGAATTACGAACTGGCCAAGCCTGACGAGGCGAAAAAGTCGATCCAGGACACGTTCGGCAAATTCCGGGGGCCGCTCCAGCTCGGCACGCCGCAGGCCGAAGACCAGAAGAAAGCGACCGAAGAGAACACCGACGCCGCGAAGCGCCTGAAAGACTCGTTCGATCTGTTCAGACAAGATGCTGCGCGCGGCGGCTATTCGCCGATGAGCTTCACGGGCGGCGGCAGTGGTCGCAGTCCACTGCTGCAGAATGCCTCGTTCACCACGGGCGGCCCGCAGGGCTTCAGCTACGGCGGCAGCGGCGGCGGTGGCATGGGTCCGTTCGGCGGCGGGCACGGCTTCGGCGGCGGCGGTGGTTCGCCCTATGGCAGCGACACGGGCGGCTCGACAGGCGGCCCGCAGAGCGGCCCCGCAGGCGATCCCAGCGTGCCGTCCGACATCCTGGCCAAGGCGCGCTCGGTCGCGTTGCACGGCGGCCCTGGAGCCGTCGACAGCTTCATGCGCTCGCAGGGCTACCCCAAGGCGGGCAGCTGGTGCGGTGAGTTCGCAGCATCTGTCGTGAAGTCGGTCGGCGGTACGCCCCCGAAAGGCGCGGCCGTTGCATCGAATTGGCGCAACTGGGGCACGCCGGTCGCACCGGGAGACGTGCAGCCTGGCGACATCGCGGTCGCCGACCGAGGCGTGCGCACCGGACAAACCGGAAGCCATGTCACCATCGTTGAAGACATCAACCGGAAAGCGGGGACGTTCACCGGGCTTGGCGGCAACCAGGGACGCGGGTTCGAGTCGCAGTTTGCGCTGAAGGGCTACTCATTCCGTCGCGGCGGCTCGCCGAACGGACAAGTCGCTGGCCCCGGCACAGGCGCGGGAGCTGGCGACACGCCAGCGGCGGCAGACGGCGCGCATGGAGGCGGTGGCAGCAACGAACGCGCCGCGATGATGGCGGAAGTCAACAAGGACCCCGCCAGCAAAGAGCTGCTCTACAGGATGATGAAATCGGAGGGCGGTGGCACTCCGACAGTCGAAGCATTGATGAACCGCGTCCAGATGGTGCGGCAGAAGGTGCCGGGCTATTCGATTGGCCGGGAATTGCGCAGCGGCTTCTACGGCCCAATCAATAAAGGGATCACGCGCCCCGTCAGCGAAAACGAGCGGGCGCAATTCGACAAGAACCTGGCCGAAGCGGTCGGCGGCAGCGACTACATCCAGGGCCGCACCAATCAGGGCATGGCGTCCGATCCAGGCGCGAGGCTGCCGGGTCGCGTTCCGGGCTACAAAGAGGTTTACAATTATTGGGAAGGTCGACGTGGCGGCGTCTATTGGGAAGGTCGACGTGGCGGCGTCGACTTCTCAGTCGCCGACAGCGCGCGGTTTGCGCGCGAACAGCTCGACCGGAAGATGGCCGCTGGCAACAAGGTCGAGGGCTCCGGCAAGATCAGCGTCGATGTGAACGCGCCCAAGGGCACCAAGGTCGGTGCCCAAGGCGGCGGCATCTTCAAGGATGTTGAGATCAATCGTCAGACCCAGATGGAGCCCGCACGTAAGGGACCGGAGACGCTGTCGATATGA
- a CDS encoding DNA circularization N-terminal domain-containing protein, whose product MTTIFEITPNKPSWRDDWVRATYNNAPFHCEANTREGGRRIVEHQFPKKEYPYAEDMGRAAREFSIRAYCIVYSRDDDDLYRTDYRKVRDRLIDALETEGPGILQLSTQPPQTVVVTKYRMTEEERFGGFCTFDITFVEYGIDPLFDPGQEDTQATLAKASQNVRDQVQRSLAPPSPSIGTATVDA is encoded by the coding sequence ATGACCACGATCTTCGAAATCACGCCGAACAAGCCGAGCTGGCGCGATGACTGGGTGCGGGCGACCTACAATAACGCGCCGTTCCATTGCGAGGCCAACACCCGCGAAGGCGGGCGTCGCATCGTCGAGCATCAGTTTCCGAAGAAAGAATATCCCTACGCGGAAGATATGGGCCGTGCAGCGCGCGAGTTCTCGATCCGCGCCTATTGCATCGTCTACTCCCGCGACGACGACGACCTGTACCGCACTGACTATCGCAAGGTGCGCGACCGGCTGATCGATGCGCTGGAGACCGAAGGTCCTGGCATCCTGCAGCTTTCGACGCAGCCGCCGCAAACCGTGGTGGTGACGAAATACCGGATGACGGAAGAGGAGCGCTTCGGCGGCTTCTGCACCTTCGACATCACCTTCGTGGAATACGGCATCGACCCGCTGTTCGATCCCGGCCAAGAGGACACCCAGGCGACGCTGGCGAAGGCATCGCAGAACGTTCGCGACCAGGTGCAGCGCTCGCTTGCGCCGCCGTCGCCCTCCATCGGCACAGCAACGGTTGACGCATGA
- a CDS encoding phage baseplate assembly protein, which yields MPKPQEVAVLVVNGRKFEDWEFVMVRRNWGDSYAYFQFSAAERDPVFKQGGPFPDWQKLQFKPGDLCSVYLAGFLAITGFIEVRQVAYDAFSHGVMLIGKSYTALGAKSSVDTKTGSFDNKNIVQIAQEVWAPYGAGVKVVGQVDMTPFDKLQNNTGEPVWDFMERIARDRCARLACDAFGNFLLIGEHSFAPVAGLIEGKNILSCQCIIDSTMVFETYDVRGSSQGSDDHNMTDASEQQAVQNTSLANVLHSKLITPIEESVKSQGEMKLRADFEQRIHDGQQIQATITVQGWLREGVALWSEGEHVHVYSPMAMLDEELAIQQVIFTQDDKRGSITVLTCVNPEFLNAHPTYNVGK from the coding sequence ATGCCGAAACCGCAGGAAGTCGCCGTCCTGGTCGTCAATGGCCGGAAGTTCGAGGACTGGGAATTCGTCATGGTCCGTCGCAACTGGGGCGACTCCTACGCCTATTTCCAGTTCAGCGCGGCAGAGCGCGACCCGGTCTTTAAACAGGGCGGCCCGTTTCCCGATTGGCAGAAGCTGCAGTTCAAGCCGGGTGACCTTTGCAGCGTCTATCTGGCTGGCTTTCTCGCCATCACCGGTTTCATCGAGGTGCGCCAGGTTGCCTATGACGCCTTCAGCCACGGCGTGATGCTCATCGGCAAGAGCTATACCGCGCTGGGTGCCAAATCGAGCGTCGATACCAAGACCGGCAGCTTCGATAACAAAAACATCGTCCAGATCGCGCAGGAGGTCTGGGCCCCCTACGGCGCGGGCGTCAAGGTGGTCGGCCAGGTCGATATGACCCCGTTCGACAAGCTGCAGAACAATACTGGCGAGCCGGTCTGGGATTTCATGGAGCGCATCGCGCGGGACCGCTGCGCTAGGCTGGCCTGCGATGCCTTTGGCAACTTCCTGCTGATCGGCGAGCACAGCTTCGCGCCCGTCGCTGGATTGATCGAGGGCAAGAACATTCTGTCCTGCCAGTGCATCATCGACTCGACGATGGTGTTCGAGACCTACGATGTTCGCGGCAGCTCGCAGGGCAGCGACGATCACAACATGACCGACGCCAGCGAGCAGCAGGCTGTCCAGAACACCAGCCTCGCGAACGTCCTCCATAGCAAGCTGATCACGCCGATTGAGGAGTCGGTGAAGTCGCAGGGCGAGATGAAGCTCCGGGCGGACTTCGAACAGCGCATCCACGACGGCCAGCAAATCCAGGCCACCATCACCGTGCAGGGCTGGCTGCGCGAAGGCGTCGCGCTCTGGAGCGAGGGCGAGCACGTTCACGTCTATTCGCCAATGGCGATGCTCGATGAAGAACTCGCGATCCAGCAGGTCATCTTCACCCAGGACGACAAGCGCGGGAGCATAACCGTGCTCACGTGCGTCAATCCAGAGTTTCTGAACGCGCATCCAACCTACAACGTGGGAAAATAG
- a CDS encoding phage baseplate assembly protein domain-containing protein encodes MHRATPLNSSLRSYSAGGARGVVDQVDDSKFLQEMAGNFMHNETRKGCEAPQNYGFTSVVFDAEKDAQGKIKSAAEHFTSFMGGSRSFPIAMMDDRRHRLFKLDKGDTAMFRGRGDKQQFHLTKDGGFWTAPQDKTVRMHLVQQDSESNSTMDQGGGSSGGGSAGGQAATRDAGGSSSGGSAQQGGQQQQKRGQQSLYKDGQKSPLFVEVTKDKTRMGGNQCHLALADGNTYLHCHTDKKVYVGAEAGKASFDYLVTLSGPCVNSLGKIG; translated from the coding sequence ATGCACCGGGCCACGCCGCTCAACAGCTCCCTGCGGAGCTACTCCGCTGGCGGCGCACGCGGCGTCGTCGATCAGGTCGATGACAGCAAGTTTCTGCAGGAGATGGCTGGAAACTTCATGCACAACGAGACGCGCAAGGGATGCGAGGCTCCCCAGAACTACGGCTTCACGTCGGTGGTTTTCGACGCCGAGAAGGACGCCCAGGGCAAAATCAAGTCCGCCGCCGAGCATTTCACCAGCTTCATGGGCGGCAGCCGCTCGTTCCCCATCGCAATGATGGATGATCGCCGCCACCGGCTCTTTAAGCTGGATAAAGGCGACACCGCGATGTTTCGCGGGCGCGGCGACAAGCAGCAATTCCACCTGACGAAGGACGGAGGCTTCTGGACCGCGCCGCAGGACAAGACCGTGCGCATGCATCTGGTCCAGCAGGACAGCGAGAGCAACTCGACGATGGACCAGGGCGGCGGCTCGTCGGGCGGCGGCTCGGCGGGCGGCCAGGCGGCGACGCGCGATGCGGGCGGCAGTTCGAGCGGTGGCTCTGCCCAGCAAGGTGGCCAGCAGCAGCAGAAGCGCGGCCAGCAATCGCTCTACAAGGACGGCCAGAAGTCGCCGCTGTTTGTCGAGGTCACCAAAGACAAGACGCGAATGGGCGGCAACCAGTGCCATCTCGCGCTGGCCGATGGCAACACGTACCTGCACTGCCACACCGACAAGAAAGTTTATGTCGGCGCGGAGGCTGGCAAAGCATCATTCGATTACCTGGTGACGCTGTCAGGCCCGTGCGTGAACTCGCTCGGCAAAATCGGGTGA
- a CDS encoding phage GP46 family protein, with translation MPAGYNVPDIRLVQNNVFPQYSVTVDWSLLPDGTLDDTQALATAIIVALGTNALAGPNDILPDPDSNDRMGWWGDMDAQAIWGGWDIGSKLWLLRRSKITPAQARQGSTLVMVENYIAAAIQPFVDRKICSGFDVWVTRVDPQRVDALLRIYRGPLPEIELRYAVLWDAMQNA, from the coding sequence ATGCCAGCGGGATACAACGTCCCCGACATCCGGCTGGTCCAGAACAACGTCTTTCCGCAGTATTCCGTCACGGTCGACTGGTCGTTGCTGCCGGATGGCACGCTGGACGACACCCAGGCGCTCGCCACCGCGATCATCGTCGCGCTCGGCACCAACGCGCTCGCAGGCCCGAACGATATCCTGCCCGACCCGGACTCCAATGATCGGATGGGCTGGTGGGGCGATATGGATGCCCAGGCCATCTGGGGCGGCTGGGACATCGGCTCCAAGCTGTGGCTGCTGCGCCGCTCCAAGATCACACCGGCCCAGGCGCGCCAGGGTTCGACGCTGGTGATGGTCGAGAACTACATCGCGGCAGCGATCCAGCCGTTCGTCGACCGCAAGATTTGCTCGGGCTTCGATGTGTGGGTCACTCGAGTTGACCCACAGCGGGTCGATGCCCTGCTGCGCATCTATCGCGGGCCCCTTCCCGAAATCGAGCTTCGCTACGCCGTCCTCTGGGACGCAATGCAGAACGCATGA
- a CDS encoding baseplate J/gp47 family protein, with amino-acid sequence MPWSTPTLRAVRELVRDAVNASLPGADANVPNSVLRVLSDNQGALCHLTLQYVDWLSLQLLPDTAETEWLDRHGQIWLVNADGSTGRKMATLSTGTAQFQGIVDGTVIPTGTQLPSAVGLPLDYSSPNTVVTFETLEDITTSAGAPVTGNIRAVDAGSFGNLPDGSALTITPTIPGVSSVAYGHGITGGTDTETDDELRARILQRIRNPPMGGAQADYVSWALAVPGVTRAWANVEQGIGTMTVRFMMDDLRADNDGFPLPLDVAAVGAYIDKMRPVTVKDCFVAAPIKNFLDLTIADLNPNTTECQAEIEAQLKDMLFRMAAPGQTIYSAWISAAIMQAPSVISFDLVTNNDFVMPNIGSMAVLGTVLYE; translated from the coding sequence ATGCCGTGGAGCACGCCGACATTGCGCGCGGTGCGCGAGCTCGTGCGCGATGCGGTCAACGCTTCTTTGCCTGGAGCGGATGCCAACGTCCCGAACAGCGTGCTGCGGGTCCTTTCGGATAACCAGGGCGCGCTCTGCCATCTGACGCTGCAATATGTCGATTGGCTGTCGCTGCAGCTCTTGCCCGACACGGCCGAGACCGAGTGGCTCGATAGGCACGGGCAAATCTGGCTGGTCAACGCGGACGGCTCGACCGGCCGCAAGATGGCCACGCTTTCGACTGGCACGGCGCAATTCCAGGGCATCGTCGATGGCACGGTGATCCCGACCGGGACGCAGCTGCCGAGCGCGGTTGGCCTGCCGCTCGATTACAGCTCGCCGAACACCGTGGTGACCTTCGAGACGCTGGAGGACATCACGACCTCGGCCGGTGCGCCAGTGACCGGCAACATCCGCGCGGTCGATGCAGGATCATTCGGCAATCTGCCGGACGGCTCGGCGCTGACGATCACGCCCACGATCCCTGGCGTCAGCTCGGTAGCGTACGGCCACGGCATCACGGGCGGCACCGACACCGAGACCGACGACGAGCTGCGGGCCCGCATCCTGCAGCGCATCCGCAACCCGCCGATGGGTGGCGCGCAAGCCGACTATGTTTCGTGGGCCTTGGCGGTCCCTGGCGTTACGCGGGCCTGGGCCAATGTCGAGCAAGGCATTGGCACCATGACCGTCCGCTTCATGATGGACGACCTGCGTGCCGATAACGATGGTTTCCCGCTGCCGCTCGACGTTGCGGCAGTCGGTGCCTATATCGACAAGATGAGGCCCGTCACGGTGAAGGACTGCTTCGTCGCCGCGCCGATCAAGAACTTCCTCGACCTGACGATAGCCGACCTCAACCCGAACACCACCGAGTGCCAGGCCGAGATCGAGGCGCAGCTCAAGGACATGCTGTTCCGGATGGCCGCGCCTGGTCAGACGATCTATTCGGCCTGGATCAGCGCCGCGATCATGCAGGCCCCGAGCGTGATCTCGTTCGATCTCGTCACCAATAACGACTTTGTCATGCCCAACATCGGCAGCATGGCTGTCTTGGGAACGGTGCTGTACGAATGA
- a CDS encoding YmfQ family protein, translated as MSDRHIRRAGSDYRDAFLELLPQGQAWPKHSIDSTLWQACDGLNNYWGYVDGRAADLLETESDPRKTVELLPDWERNWGLPDPCYTAPQTIAQRQAALVARMTLYGSQSREFYINFAAFLGYTITITEYRPFMVGIDCCGDGRVYGDGTFMQDAWGRPIMDPNGEPVANGELSEWPNYGLGPPENRYYWTVHVHQADLQWFRCASGQCGVDPHLRIGHAQDLECILARWKPAHTQIVYDYSGLTPGDPMAGTP; from the coding sequence ATGAGTGACCGGCACATCCGCAGGGCGGGCAGCGACTATCGCGACGCCTTCCTGGAGCTGCTGCCGCAGGGCCAGGCGTGGCCGAAGCATTCCATCGACAGCACGCTGTGGCAGGCCTGCGATGGCCTGAACAACTATTGGGGCTACGTCGACGGACGCGCCGCCGATCTGCTGGAGACCGAGAGCGATCCGCGCAAGACGGTCGAGCTGCTGCCCGACTGGGAGCGCAACTGGGGTCTGCCCGATCCCTGCTATACCGCCCCGCAGACCATCGCCCAGCGCCAAGCTGCCCTGGTCGCGCGCATGACGCTGTACGGCTCGCAATCGCGCGAGTTCTACATCAACTTCGCTGCCTTCCTCGGGTACACCATCACCATCACCGAATATCGGCCGTTCATGGTCGGCATCGATTGCTGCGGTGATGGTCGCGTCTATGGCGATGGCACCTTCATGCAGGATGCCTGGGGCCGCCCGATCATGGACCCGAACGGCGAGCCCGTCGCGAACGGCGAATTGAGCGAGTGGCCGAACTACGGCCTTGGGCCTCCAGAGAACCGCTATTACTGGACCGTGCACGTCCATCAAGCGGACCTGCAGTGGTTTCGCTGCGCATCGGGACAGTGCGGCGTTGATCCGCATCTGCGCATCGGACACGCGCAAGACCTCGAATGCATCCTCGCGCGCTGGAAGCCCGCGCATACCCAGATTGTCTACGACTATTCCGGCCTGACGCCAGGCGACCCGATGGCGGGCACGCCGTAG